A portion of the Rahnella variigena genome contains these proteins:
- a CDS encoding MurR/RpiR family transcriptional regulator, producing the protein MAFSIDIISCITDRFVELTATEKRIAQFILDDVQFASTLPIAEMAHLTGTSQASVTRFARAIGCKDVRELKVKLAQSLAVGQRFILDVPDLDGVQGIYETIINVLDINRRALNPDSLKKVVGWLSNARQILAIGMGGGSTICAQEVQYRLFRLGLPVVSQSDGLLVRMMCSAVAPNDVVLALSLGGYTPEIIESVAIARQYGAKVIAITTQDSPLAANADIVLPLIVRENDYIFKPSTSRYAMLAMIDVLATELAMANKTQAKDRLRRIKLALDGHRGGVDRQPLGD; encoded by the coding sequence ATGGCCTTCTCCATCGACATTATTTCCTGCATCACCGACCGCTTTGTGGAACTTACCGCGACGGAAAAGCGTATCGCGCAATTTATTCTGGATGACGTGCAGTTCGCCTCCACGCTGCCGATTGCAGAAATGGCGCATCTTACCGGGACAAGCCAGGCGTCGGTCACCCGCTTTGCCCGCGCTATCGGCTGCAAAGACGTGCGTGAACTGAAAGTAAAACTCGCGCAGTCACTGGCGGTAGGCCAGCGTTTTATTCTGGACGTGCCGGATCTGGACGGCGTTCAGGGGATCTACGAAACAATCATTAATGTGCTGGACATCAACCGGCGCGCGCTTAACCCGGATTCACTCAAAAAAGTTGTCGGATGGCTCAGTAATGCCCGGCAAATTCTGGCGATTGGGATGGGCGGTGGCTCTACGATTTGCGCTCAGGAAGTCCAGTACCGCCTGTTCCGCCTTGGCCTGCCGGTGGTGAGCCAGAGCGATGGCCTGCTGGTGCGCATGATGTGCTCAGCCGTTGCGCCAAACGACGTGGTACTTGCGCTCTCGCTGGGAGGTTACACGCCGGAAATCATTGAGAGTGTGGCGATAGCCCGGCAGTACGGGGCCAAAGTCATCGCCATCACCACGCAGGATTCACCCCTGGCGGCCAATGCCGACATCGTGCTGCCGCTGATCGTGCGGGAAAATGACTACATTTTTAAGCCAAGTACCTCACGCTATGCCATGCTGGCGATGATCGATGTGTTGGCCACCGAACTGGCGATGGCCAACAAAACACAGGCAAAAGACCGTCTGAGACGCATTAAGCTTGCGCTGGACGGGCACCGGGGCGGCGTGGACCGCCAGCCGTTAGGGGATTAG
- a CDS encoding 2-dehydro-3-deoxy-6-phosphogalactonate aldolase, with translation MHDAKLLVAILRGIYPHETSDHVGALIEEGFRYIEIPLNSPDWQKSIAEMVTRYGDSACIGAGTVLKVEQVDFLANIGAKLVVTPNTQPKVIRRAVDAGMWVCAGCATATEAFTALEAGAQWLKIFPSAAFGPAYISSLKAVLPPEVPVLAVGGVTPDNLAEYLRAGCAGAGLGGDLYRAGQDVETTRLQARRFMAAWRS, from the coding sequence ATGCACGACGCTAAACTTTTGGTCGCGATTTTACGCGGCATTTATCCTCATGAGACCAGTGATCATGTCGGCGCACTGATTGAAGAGGGCTTCCGTTACATTGAGATCCCGCTGAACTCGCCGGACTGGCAGAAAAGTATCGCTGAAATGGTCACGCGTTACGGCGACTCGGCGTGCATCGGAGCGGGAACGGTGCTAAAGGTTGAACAGGTCGATTTTCTGGCGAATATCGGGGCAAAGCTGGTGGTGACGCCGAATACGCAGCCCAAGGTGATCCGTCGGGCTGTCGATGCCGGAATGTGGGTTTGTGCCGGTTGCGCCACCGCTACCGAAGCGTTTACCGCGCTGGAAGCCGGGGCACAATGGCTGAAGATTTTCCCCTCGGCGGCATTCGGTCCGGCGTACATTTCCTCCCTTAAGGCGGTGTTACCGCCGGAAGTCCCGGTACTGGCGGTGGGAGGCGTCACGCCGGATAATCTGGCGGAATATTTACGTGCCGGTTGTGCCGGGGCAGGGCTCGGCGGCGATCTGTATCGTGCCGGTCAGGATGTCGAAACCACCCGCCTTCAGGCACGGCGGTTTATGGCAGCATGGCGGAGTTAA
- a CDS encoding 2-dehydro-3-deoxygalactonokinase yields MSGDYIAVDWGSSHLRAWLYLNGQCADSLQLPYGISRLVDQTACDVFAQYIQPWRGKETLPVIMAGMVGSDAGWQTVPYLACPVSLQTLSAQLFEVVPQVWIVPGLNTLHNVMRGEETQLLGAMQLAPDTCYVMPGTHSKWVQVAEGAVSGFTTAMTGELYHLLMQHSLIGRGLPAQQDDNRAFQAGLQRGLESPALVNRLFEARARRVLGELAPGSVGDWLSGLLIGAEVVAMRSELSVSQVTLVGGESLCRRYWLACEQAGITVNEIAGDTAFQQGIRSILDARR; encoded by the coding sequence ATGAGCGGGGATTATATTGCCGTTGACTGGGGATCATCGCATCTGCGCGCCTGGTTATACCTGAACGGGCAGTGCGCGGATAGCCTGCAACTGCCTTACGGCATCAGCCGGCTGGTGGATCAAACCGCCTGTGACGTGTTCGCGCAATATATCCAGCCGTGGCGCGGTAAAGAAACTCTTCCCGTGATAATGGCCGGTATGGTCGGCAGCGATGCAGGCTGGCAAACGGTGCCTTATCTGGCTTGCCCTGTGTCGTTACAAACACTGAGCGCGCAACTTTTTGAGGTCGTGCCGCAGGTCTGGATTGTGCCGGGTCTTAACACGCTACACAACGTCATGCGCGGTGAAGAAACGCAGTTGCTCGGCGCGATGCAGTTGGCCCCTGACACCTGTTACGTTATGCCCGGTACGCACAGCAAATGGGTGCAGGTGGCAGAGGGGGCAGTCAGCGGGTTCACCACAGCGATGACGGGCGAACTGTATCACCTGCTGATGCAGCATTCCCTGATTGGCAGAGGCTTGCCGGCACAGCAAGATGATAACCGGGCGTTTCAGGCTGGCCTGCAACGCGGGCTGGAATCGCCTGCATTAGTGAACAGGCTGTTTGAAGCGCGTGCGCGGCGGGTGCTTGGCGAACTGGCTCCGGGATCGGTCGGCGACTGGTTGTCCGGGTTGCTGATAGGTGCGGAAGTGGTGGCAATGCGCAGTGAATTATCCGTCAGTCAGGTCACTCTGGTCGGTGGTGAGTCGCTTTGTCGTCGTTACTGGCTGGCCTGTGAACAGGCGGGCATAACGGTGAATGAAATTGCGGGTGACACCGCTTTCCAGCAGGGAATAAGGAGCATTCTTGATGCACGACGCTAA